One window of the Populus trichocarpa isolate Nisqually-1 chromosome 9, P.trichocarpa_v4.1, whole genome shotgun sequence genome contains the following:
- the LOC7482339 gene encoding uncharacterized protein LOC7482339 — MEDLYKKLYAKYDKLKKKQLSEFDELNKDQEVKFLNYASVAEEMIQYLKDENDRLRKQASDLRSEAASIRSTMDEQCAEYQKLLMEENQKNKILNEEVEKLQNQLQYGLPCNSKDGNNDNVQLNMLETAQVTPEERSIASTRRMVRKRNREAREKMEEEITHGGNDIVGYNDMEEKSAKRSSKGTVSRGDLPNDQQLESCERILYRSAESGPANFQFQALLEYLVGMKLSAVNQNDEVCISALHQSSGFAFTLTWMKNEAVEEPELLYRVLTLGTFERVAPEWMRSVLMFSMRMWPIFFERLACVIKLHR, encoded by the exons atggagGATTTGTATAAAAAACTCTACGCTAAGTACGATAAGCTTAAG AAGAAACAATTGTCAGAGTTTGATGAGCTCAACAAAGATCAAGAAGTCAAGTTTTTGAATTATGCCTCTG TTGCTGAAGAGATGATACAATActtgaaagatgaaaatgacAGGTTGCGTAAACAAGCCAGTGATTTGAGAAGTGAAGCTGCTTCAATCAG gtCCACCATGGATGAACAATGTGCCGAGTACCAGAAGCTCTTAATGGAAGAGAACCAGAAAA ATAAAATTCTTAATGAAGAAGTTGAGAAGCTTCAAAACCAGCTTCAATATGGACTTCCTTGCAATTCTAAGGACGGAAACAATGATAATGTCCAGCTGAATATGCTTGAAACTGCACAAGTTACACCAGAAGAGAGATCCATTGCCTCAACTAGAAGAATGGTGAGAAAACGTAACCGAGAAGCTAGGgagaaaatggaagaagaaattACCCATGGTGGTAATGATATAGTTGGATACAATGATATGGAAGAAAAATCTGCCAAGCGCTCATCCAAGGGAACTGTTTCCCGTGGGGATCTTCCAAATGATCAGCAG CTAGAATCCTGTGAAAGAATTTTATACAGATCAG CTGAAAGTGGCCCTGCTAACTTCCAGTTTCAAGCTCTTCTAGAATACCTAGTAGGCATGAAATTGTCTGCTGTTAATCAAAATGATGAAGTTTGCATTTCAGCTCTGCATCAATCAAGTG GTTTTGCATTTACTCTAACATGGATGAAGAACGAAGCTGTAGAGGAACCAGAGCTGTTATATCGTGTGTTAACATTAGGTACATTTGAGAGGGTAGCGCCAGAGTGGATGCGATCGGTCCTGATGTTCAGCATGAGAATGTGGCCAATCTTCTTTGAAAGATTAGCCTGTGTGATCAAGCTCCATCGCTGA